AGCCTGGGCGGCATGACCCTCACCAGCGCCCGCATGGACCTGGGCGATAACGCACGCATTGCCGGCGGTGCACTTACCCAGATCAACAGCACTACCCTGAACAATCGCGGCCGCCTGACGTCGGTAGGCGACCTGACCGTCAACGCCAACACATTGAACAACTACGGCACCCTGGGCGGCGCTGAAAAAGTTCGCCTGAACGCCACTCACCTGCTCAACGACAAGGGCCTGATCTTCAGCGGCAACGACATGACGTTGCGCGTCAACGACTTCAGCAACCGCTATGGCGACGTCTACAGCCTGGGCGGCCTGGACATCGCCCGAGACGACGCAAGCGGGCGCAGCACCTTGATCGAAAACGTCTCCGGCACTTTGGAGAGCAGCGGCAATATGCGTCTGCTGGCCGACACCCTGAGCAACCGCCGCGACCAGTTCAGCACCGAAATGAAACTGGTGTCGGGCAGCTTCGACACCTACTACGACGATTTTTGTGATGGCAAGGGCTGTGAAGTGCACTTCCGCTCGGTTGAGCGCTACGAAGATGTTGTCACGGGCAGTTCCCCCACGGCGTATATCTCGTCGGGCGCGGGCCTGACGGTTGGCGCGCAAACCGTCGACAACCTCTACAGCTCGATGTCGGCGGCGGGCAACATTCAGATCGATACCGGTGTACTGAACAACATAGGCGCGGCAGGCGGTGAGGATCGTCACTTCGACTCGGAGTTCTATACCCGCAACGACAGCGTCTACAACACGTTTATCACTCGCAGGGACCAGTTCAACCTCTACAACAACCCCAATTCGGCCGACTACCGTCCCGGCGAAATGACCATCGCCAAGCTGAGGGACGGGATCGGTAACTTCTACAACGATTCCAGCTATGTGGTCGCCACTGCCGGACGTGTGATTGCCCCCGCCGTTATTCAGGCGGCTGGATCAGTCACGGTTAACGCTACGCAGCAAATCAACAACAGCGTCATCCGCGCCAACGCCACGGACATCAATACCCCGGCGCAAAACCGCAACACCAACTCCGACGTGTTTGCCTCCACGGTCAAGCCGGCGATCACCGCGCAACTGCCGCCGGACCTGGCCCAGCGTCAGGTCAACCCGGTGACCTTGCCCGGCTTCAGCCTGCCGACCGGCCAGAACGGCCTATTCCGCCTCAGCGGCCAGGCCGCGAAAGCCGGAGCAGCGGGTAAAGCGGCCACTGGCAGCGGTGACTTCAGCGTGAGTGGGCGTGTGGTCAGCGCCGCCGAGCGCGAGAAAACCCTCGACTACAACGCCGTGCAAGAGCGCGGCTTCAGCCTCGACGGTCAGCCGGTCAGCGGCGCGGTCAACGGCCAGGGTCCGCTGGTGCTGGACAGCCGTGCACCGTCGGTCACCCGCGTGCAGGGTGTGCCGGACATCGCCCCGGTGGACAACAGCCACAAATACCTGATCGAAACCAACCCGGCGCTCACTGACCTCAAGCAGTTCATGAGTTCCGACTACCTGCTCGGCAAACTCGGCTACAACCCCGACACCAGCTGGAAGCGCCTGGGCGACGGCCTCTACGAGCAACGCCTGATCCGCGAAGCCGTGGTAGCGCGTACCGGCCAGCGCTACATCAACGGCATCGCCAGTGACGACCAGCTGTTCCGCTACCTGATGGACAACGCCATCTCCTACAAGGACTCGCTCAACCTGCAACTCGGCGTGTCCCTCACCGCCGAACAAGTCGCGGCGCTGACCCACGACATCGTCTGGATGGAGGAGGCCGAGGTCAACGGCCAGAAAGTCCTGACGCCTGTTTTATACCTGGCCCAGGCCAACAACCGCCTGGCGCCCAACGGCGCACTGATCCAGGGCCAGGACGTGAGCCTGATCAGCGGCGGCGACCTGCACAACAGCGGCACCCTGCGCGCCACCAACAACCTGAGCATGGTCGCGAACAACATCGACAACAGCGGCCTGATGCAAGCCGGCAACCGCCTGGAAATGCTCGCCACCGATTCGATCCGCAACAGCCGTGGCGGCATCATCACCGGCCGCGACATCAGCGCCACGGCCGTGACCGGCGACATCATCAACGAGCGCACCGTCACCACCTTCAAGCGCGACGGCGAGAAATTCCAACTGCGCGACGACGTGGTCAGCGATGCCTCCCGCTTCGAAGCAACCGATACCTTGAGGCTTAATGCCGGCCGGGATGTGCTCAACGTAGGCAGCACGCTGAAAGCCGGCGGCAACGCCAGCGTGACCGCAGGCCGTGACGTAGTGATCGCCAGCCAAACCGAAGAAGACAGCGCCGCCTACCAGCGCCGTCGGGTCAAGAGCACCGAACAAACCCTGCTGCAACACGGCTCCAGCGTGGAGGTGGGCGGTAACCTCGCCATTGAGGCTCGGCGGGATATTGCGGTTATTGCCAGTACCGTCAGCGCGGCCAAAGACCTCAGCGCCAAGGCCGGGGAAAACCTGACCCTGTCGTCCGCTGCCAACGAACAGCACGATTACTCCAAAGGCAAAAAAGGCGACACCAAAACCACCACCCAACTGGACAACGTCACCCAGCAAAGCGCCGAACTCAAAGCCGGCGGCGACCTGATCGCCGTGGCCGGCACCGACCTGACCCTGGTCGCCAGCAAGATCAGCGCGGGCAACGAAGCCTATGTGCATGCCGATAACGAGTTGCAACTGCTGGCCGCGCAGGACAGTAACTACTCGCTGTATGACATGAGCAAGAAAGGCGGGTGGGGCAGCAAGAAGACCCAGCGTGATGAAGTGACCGATGTGAAGAACATCGGCAGTGAGATCAAGACGGGGGGGGACCTGACGCTGGAGAGTGGTGGGAATCAGAAGTATCAAGCGGCGAAGCTCGACAGTGGCGGGGATATTGCGATTGTCAGTGGTGGGGCGGTGACGTTTGAGGCGGTGAAGGATCTGCATCAGGAGAGTCATGAGAAGAGCAAGGGAGATGCGTTCTGGACATCGTCAAAAGGTAAAGGAAATACGGATGAGACCCTGCGCCAGACCCAAATGGTGGCTGAGGGAAACATTGCGATCAAGGCAGTGGAAGGCCTGAAGATCGACGTCAATCAGGTCAATCAACAGACCGTCAGCCAATCGATTGAGGCGATGGTAAAGGCCGATCCGCAACTGGCCTGGATCAAAGACGCGGAGGCTCGCGGAGATGTGGACTGGAGGCAGGTCAAGGAGATTCATGACAGCTTCAAGTACAGCAATTCGGGGTTGGGGCCGGCGTCGCAGATTATTATTGCGATTGTGATGGCGGCGGTGGTTGGGCCGCTAGCTGCGGGCGCTGCCGCAGGGGCGGGGGCCGGCGCTGGGGTAGCTGCTGGAGCTGGAGCAGTGGCAGCGGGAGCGGCGACCAACGCTACGGTCAGCGTCGTTAATAACCGTGGCAACTTGGGCGCAGTGCTCAAGGATGTGACCTCTTCAGATGCGATGAAGGGGTATGTGATTGCTGGTGTTACTGCAGGCATGACCGCTGCTTATTTTGGTGATTGGACGGGGACTCAAACAAACACAATCACTGGGAAAGTTACGACGCCGGGCCTACTGAACACTTGGAGTGGTGTCGGTAAATTCGCCGCCAACCAGACGCTACAAAGCGGCACCTCCATGCTGCTGAGCAAGGCGCTGGGGCAGGGCGGTAGCGCTAGCGATGCGTTGAAAGGCGCGCTGTTTAATACCTTGGCGGCAGCGAGTTTCAACCTAGTTGGCAATTTCACCGAAGGTGTAATCGCTGATGGCTCTGCACCCAAAATCGCGATTCACGCGATGGTCGGTGGTTTGCTGTCTGAAGCCACAGGCGGCGATTTCAAAACTGGCGCGTTGGCGGCAGGGGCGAATGAGGCGCTGGTGACTCATTTGGATGCGCTGGTCAAAGGTAACGAAGAGCTGCTGACGATGAGTTCGCAGATCGTTGGTGTACTGGCGGCGGCGGGGCAGACGGACGCGGATGCGGCTACGCTGGAGAAGGGCAAATGGATTGCACAGAACTCCACGCAATACAATTATTTATCTCATAACCAACTGGAGCGAGCAGCCAAAAAGATAGCGGCTTGCACCAACGACGCTTGCATTGAAGACACGACGCGCAAATTCAAAGAACTGAGCATACAACAGGACCTTGATGCGATAGCAAGCTGCCGGGCAACCCCGTCGTCCTGCGCCACTCACTCAAAAGTCGTCGCCAATACCATGGCGGACCTCGACCCCATTAAAGACATAGTTGACTACGGATCGCCGAAAGCCCGAGAGGCTGTACAAAACCTCATAAATTCGAATTATGAATTCCAAGAGATGCTAGCCACTGCCACCACTGAGCATTCGGTAGGCGCGATGGTTGATTCGCTTAAAGCCAAATGGGGGCTTAGTGATGCGCAGGCGCAAGCAATCACGGATGACCTGAAGGTTGCGTTGGCGGCAGGGTTAGGTACCGCGGCAGGGGTTCTGGCTTACAAGCGTGCGGTTGCGAGTGCTGGGAAAAGCGCTCCTATAAAAAATCATAATCCTACGAGTGACAAAACTGACTCGGAAACCGGTACTCTGGTTGAAAGGAGTGTTTTGGAGACGAGCCCCAAAGTAATAAATCAGGCCGAGCCAGAAGTTCTTGCAAAGGTTAATAAGGGACGCAGCCCATATTCTGAGTTAAACGGTGCAATTGGGGAGGCTCGTGGCTGGAGTCAGGCTATTGAATCGGGGCAAACACCAATTTCCGGACCTGGGAAAGCGTCACTCCCAGGTGCAGATTACATTACGTATGATCCATCATCGCGATCTGTGATCGTCTGGGACGCCAAGTATCGTGCTCCTGGCGGAAGCTATCCGACGTCCTTGCCAGATTCAAAGTTACAGGCCTGGCAGTCAGAGATCATAAACTCTGTTAAAAATATGCCGGAGGGATCGGCCAAAGCAGCCGCAGAGAGTGCGCTTAAGGCTGGCAGGGTCGAAGGCCGAATATTCAAATGGCCACAATAGGCTTGAGGTATTTAAGATGAAAGAATGGTCATCGCTGTGCAAGTCAAAGGTTGGGGACGCCGTTGATGTACGGGAGCAATGCGTTATCGCTATGGACGACGGCGCATACAAAGTTTCAGACGATCAGTATTTTTTAGCTGACGCTTTTTCTGATGAGGGAGAGGAAAAACTTCGTTTGCTATCCCTCTACTGGGCTTGCAGTGAGCCTGCATTTAGAAGAGCCTACTACAGGGATGTTGAAAATGATGACATGGCCGTATGCCGGCCGCCGCCTGAGTTGCTTCCGGTTGGGGCGGGGGGGACCTATAGTCAGATTAAAAATGCTCTTAGTTCTCTTGGTTCTGAGAAGTTTATGGAGTACGCGTCTTATCGTGTTATGTCTGATGGTGCATTTGTTCATAAGGGCTTAGAAAGTTCATTGGCTGTTTATTATTTTCGCTTGCATGATATTGTTGATGATGAACTGCCTTACGCGATACTGTGGAAGCTTTCTAGTGTGTGATTTATAAGAGGCAACGTCCTGTTTCTGGGTTGAAGCGGTGCAAAAGCGACAGTCAGTTCTCCGTTAAAACTTGGCGAAACCAAGACAATCAATGATGTCAGCATGACTCGTGTAGGAAGATGGATGTCTCCTGATGAGCTGGCGCAGATGCAAAATACAAATAAACTGGTGCAAGGCGGTGGAGGAAAAACCTTTATTTCGACTAATGGCATCGCTGACTTTAAAGGGGCTGCACCCAAAGGCTCTGTCTATGTTGAGTTTGATGTTCCAGCTAACAGCTTGCTGCAAGGCGGAAAAGATGGCTGGTTTAAAATGATTGGCCCTAATGGAAAATGGGGTCAGACCACTATTCTTCTGGCGGAGCACTAAACGTGGTCTGACCCCTGTTTTTCGCTGGAGCTGGGCGCCCAATTTATGAGTTAATTATTAATGGGCAGCCACAGCGAATTGCTGTGACTGTTGGCGACAACGGCTTTGTCGTCGGTGCAAATCCAAGGGGTAGCGTTAAGTGAAAAATATAAAGTTGATGGCGGATTATCAGTGTCATCCGCTTTGGAATATGTCCCCCGATGAGTATGGGGACATAGCTCCTTGCGAGCTTCCTATCTCTGAAGAGCTTCAGCTGCGTCTATCAAAGTGGGCCGCTATATACGATGAAACACTGGATGTTGATTACCCGCCAAACTCTGGGTTCAAGAGTGAGGAATTAGAACGAGAATTCAAGCGAGAGGGAGAGCGATTAGCTGAAAGCTTGAGAAATGAACTCGGTCCGGATTTTTCTATTTTCCTTAAAATTTAGTTGGTCCAAAAGGAGGAGTAGCGCTATCAAATGATGTTCTAGTCGAAGCGCGTATTGGGAATGGTACGAAGGGGCAAGGTAGCGGAAACAAAGTAGACCAACTTCCGAATAAACAAGTTGTTGGGGCTGATGGAAAACCAATACCTGTGTACTCAGAGCCAGAGAGGCTCAGTGGTCCTTACGCCACTCAAGAGTTCCCATCGACTCCGGTTGCGCATGGTTTTCCCGATATTGTCGATAACTATGCAAATAGTGCGACTAAATTTCCTCTCAACAACGGCTCGTCGCTTTACCAAGCATCAGGTAGCTACAACGGTGTGTCGGGTAGGTTTGAATGGATAGTAGATCCGAAGTTGGGCGGTGTAACACACAGAATGTTTGTACCAAATGGAACTGTTAACGGTATACCGGTGAAACCATGATTCAAGCAGTCTTTGAACGAATTACCAAATATGGCTTGACCGACTGGGCCGTTTTGCTTCAGGGCGTCTGTGGTGTTCCTAGCCTTTTGGGGAGATTGCCAACGTCTTGTGTGGAAGATTTTGCTAGCGCTGAACTTGAAAAGGTTGCTGGGAATAATCCCTTGGTCGATGTGATTGTTAGTTTGGCTAACGATAGTGATCTGCCTTTATCTGAGCTATGCCGACAGTTGAAAAAAATGAGCGACTCTCAAAATGCAGAAATGCAACGAGCTAAGAGAATATGGCGAGCGGTTGCATTGGAAGAATTACTAGCAACCCTGGACTCGGACCCGCTCTATGGATTGATAAAGTTGTCCGAGTTTTGGTCAGCCTGGGATTGGCCCGTTGATGCTCCATCGTCGATGATTCCAGGTGCGACGAATTTGCCGCAGCATCAATACCACTCTGCATCGAACTATGATCACGTTGTTCATGAGCATGAACAATGGTTGAAAGATGAGTTGGTTGCTTTGAGCTGTAGAAAAGCTTCAACTTGATCTGAGGAAATAGGGGTCAGACCCTGAGGGATCCCCACGAAAATTTACGCCAAGCTCTGTGCCTGATGATGCACCTCATCACGCAGAGCATGCTCCAGTATTTCCAAGTGTTCTCGGCCACCAAAATCGGTGCAACTGCGCCAGTATTCCAAACCTAATCGCCACAATGAAAGGACTCGCCTCTCTTTTAGGCTATTGCTTTGATAGCGCCGCTCCAATTGGTTCTCCCGTGCCTGCAGCCCCGTTAAGAAGATGAGGTAGTTGGCCAAAGCGGCAATCAACAACAACACTTCGATGCGCTTGGGACAATGGCTTCGATGCAGATTCAGGCCCAAAAAATGGGGTCAGACCATTATTTTCCTGGCGGAGCACTAGACGTAGTCTGACCCCTATTTTCGGGGCGTGGTAATGAAGGCGGTTTCTGAGGGTAAGCTTGTTGGTTATCAAGGCTCAGGAGTTGGAGAAAAATGGGGTCAGACCACTATTCTCTCTATTCTTCTGGCGGAGCACTAAACGTGGTCTGACCCTTATTTTTTTGGGGGGTAATAAGTGAAGCTAAAAACGGTAGGGTGGTACCTGTTGGGTGCACTAGTGGTGTATTTTTCCCTGGTTTTTTTTGTGGTGGGTATTGTCGGTAATTTGCTTGTGGCGACAATTGCATATTTTAAGCTTGGTCATTGGACGCTTGAGGCGGGAATTATCAATTTTTCTCTGAAAATAGCTCTTTACTGCGGGGGGGCAGTAGGTGCGGGTATTTGGATGTTGTCATGGTTGAAAAGTCGTAAAGACAACAAAAGGTACTAGTATTGGTTGGAAAGTTATCCAGTCGACGTTGATAAAATACCTACTGGCAGGCTGACTAGCATAGATCACGCTCGAATTGCCGCAGCCAGAGAGGCGGGGACCGCCGTTAAACTTGATCCGAAAGTATCTCCAGTAGGCTTTCGATTGTCTGGAAAAATTAGCTGCCTAGTGCCCGGTTTATAGGTCCTTTGGGCCTCATGGGAGTCTGTATTATCTCAAACCGCTACTCAGATAAGTGAAAGGTGTCTGAGAAATACTGCGTTCCCGGCTCCCTGGCCACCTAAAGCTTACTTACAACGAAACCCCTCCGGCATCGTAACCGTGTAGTTACGCTGCACCCGATCCTGAAAATTCAGATTGCGCAGCCCTTGCTCCACCAAAAAGGCTTCCACCTTCGCCGCCTGGCAGTCGTCGTTATAGGACGATGCCCGCAGCAGGTACACCGCGCGCTTGCTCGCTTCATCCCGGGCGGTGGCCCTGAACGTGGTGAGGGTGGTGTAGCCGGTGCGCTCAGAGGTGCCTACGGGGCCGTAGGTGGTGTTTGGGGTGCTGGTGCAGGTCAGCTGGTCGGTTTTCTTTTTGTTCTTCTTGCACTGGGTGGTGGTGCTGTTGGCGACCTGGCCGTATTCGGTGGCGGTATAGCGGTAGGTGACTTGCTTGCTGTCGACGTCCAGGGTGACGGTCATTTTGATCGGTGCGTGGTTTTTGGGCAGGGTGGTGTCGGTGAAGACGTTGCGAAAGCCCTGGTCCTTCATGGCGCTGACCATATCGCGCAGATAGTAGCGGGCGTTGAGTGCGTTTTCGTCGCTGCCGCCGGTGGATGTCACCAGTACCGTGGCCTGTCGATCGAAGTGGTAGTCGGGGTCCGGCGTTGCGTTGATCGCTACGTCCGTTTGCGTGGCGCATCCACTGAGCATTGCGGTCAGTAGTAATAGCGTGCAGAGCGAGAAGCGGGTCATGAAGAAACCTTACAGCGAGGAATTGGGTAAAGGCTGAACGATTGGGCTCAGCGGAAAATAACCCTTAATCGTCCTGCTGCGACATCGTGACGCCAGTAGCTTGGCCGCCATTAAATCGCAGGCAATAAAAAACCCCAAGGAACACATTGTTCCTTGGGGTTTCTCGGTATTTTGGTGCCCAGAGACGGAATCGAACCGCCGACACGGGGATTTTCAATCCCCTGCTCTACCGACTGAGCTATCTGGGCAACGGGGCGCATTAAACGGGTTTTTCAGGGGGTCGTCAAGCAAGTTTTCAAAAAATATTTAATTATTACCGTCGCTTACGTGCCGACCCCGGTTTTTGATCAATTATTGAGCAGGTGGCACGTAACCTTCGGCCTGGGCGTATTCCTCGCCGGAAAAGAACTTGTCCATTTCGCCCTGCAGGTATTTGCGGTCTTCGGCGTTCATCATGTTCAGGCGTTTTTCGTTGATGAGCAGGGTCTGGTGTTTCTGCCAGTCGCCCCAGGCTTTGGCGGAGACGTGGTCGTAGATGTCCTGGCCCTTGGCGCCTGGGTACGGAGGGCGTTCCAGGGCTGGGAGTTCTTCTTTGTACTTGCGGCACATTACGGTACGGGTCATGACGACTCTCCTGCGTTCAATACTTCAGCCGCGCGCTTCAGCAGTTTCTTCACCGGGGCGGCAAGGCCCAGGCGCGGCGGGGTGGCGAGGTTATACCAGAGCCAGTCGGCCTCGGCCACGTGATGGGTGCTTTCCTCGACCTGGACAAGCCAGGGTTCGATGGCCAGCTGAAAGTGGCTGAAGGTGTGGATCAGCCCTGGCAGTTCCTGATGCTTGCCCAACGCCAGCGCGTGCTGGTTGGCCAGGTGATCCAGGTCACTCAGGTCGTCGAGCTCCGGCAGGCTCCACAAGCCGCCCCACAGGCCCGTGGAGGGGCGACGGTAAAGCAGGATCGCACCCTCGGCATTGGCCAGCATCGGCATCAGTGTGCGTTTCTGCGGGACGGCCGTGCGTGGCTTGGGAATCGGGTAGCGCGTTTCCAGGCCGAGCATGTGCGCTTCGCAGCCTTTTTCCAGCGGGCACAGCAGGCAGCTGGGCTTGCTGCGGGTACACAGGGTGGCGCCCATGTCCATCATCGCCTGGGTGTAGGCGTTGACGCGGTCATGGGGTGTAAAGCGCTCTGCGGTGGCCCACAGCTGCTTGGCGACCTTGGGCTCGCCCGGGTAGCCCTCTTGCGCGGTAAAGCGTGCCAGCACGCGTTTCACGTTGCCGTCGAGGATCGGCGCGCGCAGGCCCATGCTCAGGCTGGCAATCGCTCCGGCGGTGGACAGGCCGATGCCGGGCAATTCGGTGAGCTTTTCCACATCCCTGGGAAATTCGCCGCCGTAGTCGGCTACCACGATCTTTGCGGTCTTTTGCAGGTTACGCGCGCGGGTGTAGTAACCCAGGCCGGTCCACAAGTGCAGCACTTCGTCTTCCGGCGCGGCGGCCAGGGCTTCGACCGTCGGCAGGGACGCCATGAACCGGTCGAAGTAATTGAGCACGGTGCTGACCTGGGTCTGCTGCAGCATGATCTCCGACACCCACACCCGATAAGGCGTGATGCCCTGTTGCCAGGGCAGGTCGTGGCGACCGTGGCGGTCGTACCAGTCGAGTACCGCTGTTGAAAACTGCTCGTCTCTCATCGGTTGAACAGGCCTTTCAATGCGTCTTTGAGCTTTGGATTCACTTTGTCGAGCTTCTCTTCGAGCTTCTCGTTAAGGCGGTTGCCGGCGGCCTTGATGGCGACCTGACCAAGCCCGTCCTTGTCCAGGCGGCAGGCCTTGGCACCCAGCTCCAGCGGGCCACGGCAGCGCAGCGGCACTTCGATGCCCTGGAAGTTGGCGCCGACTTCGCAGGCCGGGTCGGGCACGTCGCGCTGGTCGCCTTCGACGATGATGCCCACGCGGTAATCCATGCCCAGCACGCGCAAGTCGACATCGCCATCGCCGTTGAGCGTCAGCCCAGGAATGCGCACCTTCAGGTCAGGGTTGCTGGCCACGCCATTGCGCAACGTCAGGTTGCCGCGCAGCTCCTGGAAGGGCGTGTCCTTGCCTTGTGGCGTGGTGCTCAGGGTCTTGCGGTTGAGCAGGGCGATGCCGGTACACAGTTGCTGCTCGATGTTGGCGTTGAGCAACACACCGCTGTTGATGACGACGTTGGCGGTGCCGTTGAGGCTGTCGATCAGGGCTTTCTGGCTGTTGCCTCGGCCGCTGAGGTTGCTGTCGAGGGTGATCAGGCCCTTGACCGGCGGGGTTTTACCCTGGGCCTGCAGGATGCGTTCAACGGGCACCTGCTTGATATGGCTTTGCAGCGCCAGCAGCGGGATGTCCTGGCGCACGTCGAGGCTGCCGTTGGCCTGGAATGTACCGTTGTAGAGGCCGCCGCTGAGGCTGTCGAGCTTGAGTTGGCCGTCGATGCCGGAGGCCTTCAGCACTGCGTTCTGGATCGGCAACTGGCTCAGGGTCAGCTCGCCAAAGGCGAGGTCTGCGTTCACATCCAGGCTGCGCAGGCGGGTCAGTGGCAGCAGTTTGTCGGTGCTCCAGGCGCCTTTGGTTGGGGCTTCCGGCAGCGGGGTGGTGCCGCCGGCTGCCATTGCCCCGGCTTCGCTGCTCTGCACTTGGGCCTCGCGTGCGGCGGTGGCGCCTTTGGCGGCCTCGGATTTGGCCGGCAGGTAGTTGTCGGCGTTGAAGGTATCGCCCTTGAGTTGTACGCGCAGTGACTGCTTGGCGAAATCATCCACGGCGACGCGACCGGTGAAGGTGCTGCCGTCGAGTTTCAGGTTCAGATCTTCCAGCGCAACGCTGGTCGGCGTGCCCTGGACGCGGCTGACCAGTTCGACTTTGCTCAGGCTGCCCGGTGCCATGGCTGGCAGAGGGTGGCCGACGCTCTCCAGGAACTTGGCCAGATCGAACTGGGCAACCGACAGCGCGCCGATGACCTGCGGGGTTTTGTCCAGGTCATTGACCCGAAGTTCGCCCAGGGCGCGCAGCTGGTTGGCCGAGAGTTTCAGGTTGGTCCACTCGGCGAAGTTTGCCGCCAGGTCCACCAGCACCTGTCCCTGGGTGGAGAAGGTCACGGTCTTGCCTTGCAGAGGCTCGCCGGTAGCTTCGCCGCTCAGGCGCATGTCTTCGAACTGGTAGCGCTTGAGCGCGCGCTGGATACGCAGGTTGCCGTTCAGCTCGGTCTTGAGCCGCATGACCGGCTGGTTGCTACCCAGAAACGCGGTCAGCTTCAGCGGGATGCTGGCGCCTTCGTGGATGGCGCCGGCGCTCAGCTGGATGCTTTCGGCGCTGAACTGCTTGCCGGTCTGTTCATCGTTGTATTCAACGCGGGCGTTGTTGATGGTCAGGCTGTCGATGTCCAGGCGGATCGGCTGCGGCGGTTTTTCCGGCTTGGTTTCAGCCACTGGCTCGACCGGCGCGGGAGCGGGGGTGCCTGTGGGTTCATCGGGCAGGTTCTTGCCGATGTCTTCCCAGTTGCCGTGGCCGTTCTTGTCGCGGTTGAGGCGCAGGTTCAGGCCCTCGACGCGCACATCGCTCATCTGCACTTCACGGCGCAGCAGCGGCAGCACGCGTACCGACAGGCCGAGCATCTGCAGGTCGGCGAACGGTTGGGTCGGGTTGGTCAGGGTCGCCACCCCGGCTTCATGCAGCTCCAGGCCCAGCCAGGGGAACAGGCTCCAGCCGATGTCGCCATTGAGCGTCAGCTCGATGTGGGCCTTGTCGCGGGCAATCTGGCGAATTTCTTCTTTGTAGTCGTTGGGATCGAAGAGATGGGTCAGGGCAAAGCCGAGAGCCACAATGATCAGCAACAGCCCGAGAAATACCAGACCCAGGATTTTGCCGAACGCTTTCATGGGCGAGTCCTTGTATGTCGATTTCAAAATTTAGCCGCAGAGTATAACGCCCGACGGCCTGCATCAGTTCGTGGATCGTTACATTGTATCTACGACCGACGAAACAAGATTCTGGCGTCAAAAA
Above is a genomic segment from Pseudomonas sp. R5-89-07 containing:
- a CDS encoding DUF2247 family protein; protein product: MIQAVFERITKYGLTDWAVLLQGVCGVPSLLGRLPTSCVEDFASAELEKVAGNNPLVDVIVSLANDSDLPLSELCRQLKKMSDSQNAEMQRAKRIWRAVALEELLATLDSDPLYGLIKLSEFWSAWDWPVDAPSSMIPGATNLPQHQYHSASNYDHVVHEHEQWLKDELVALSCRKAST
- a CDS encoding oxidative damage protection protein is translated as MTRTVMCRKYKEELPALERPPYPGAKGQDIYDHVSAKAWGDWQKHQTLLINEKRLNMMNAEDRKYLQGEMDKFFSGEEYAQAEGYVPPAQ
- the mutY gene encoding A/G-specific adenine glycosylase, which produces MRDEQFSTAVLDWYDRHGRHDLPWQQGITPYRVWVSEIMLQQTQVSTVLNYFDRFMASLPTVEALAAAPEDEVLHLWTGLGYYTRARNLQKTAKIVVADYGGEFPRDVEKLTELPGIGLSTAGAIASLSMGLRAPILDGNVKRVLARFTAQEGYPGEPKVAKQLWATAERFTPHDRVNAYTQAMMDMGATLCTRSKPSCLLCPLEKGCEAHMLGLETRYPIPKPRTAVPQKRTLMPMLANAEGAILLYRRPSTGLWGGLWSLPELDDLSDLDHLANQHALALGKHQELPGLIHTFSHFQLAIEPWLVQVEESTHHVAEADWLWYNLATPPRLGLAAPVKKLLKRAAEVLNAGESS
- a CDS encoding AsmA family protein, with amino-acid sequence MKAFGKILGLVFLGLLLIIVALGFALTHLFDPNDYKEEIRQIARDKAHIELTLNGDIGWSLFPWLGLELHEAGVATLTNPTQPFADLQMLGLSVRVLPLLRREVQMSDVRVEGLNLRLNRDKNGHGNWEDIGKNLPDEPTGTPAPAPVEPVAETKPEKPPQPIRLDIDSLTINNARVEYNDEQTGKQFSAESIQLSAGAIHEGASIPLKLTAFLGSNQPVMRLKTELNGNLRIQRALKRYQFEDMRLSGEATGEPLQGKTVTFSTQGQVLVDLAANFAEWTNLKLSANQLRALGELRVNDLDKTPQVIGALSVAQFDLAKFLESVGHPLPAMAPGSLSKVELVSRVQGTPTSVALEDLNLKLDGSTFTGRVAVDDFAKQSLRVQLKGDTFNADNYLPAKSEAAKGATAAREAQVQSSEAGAMAAGGTTPLPEAPTKGAWSTDKLLPLTRLRSLDVNADLAFGELTLSQLPIQNAVLKASGIDGQLKLDSLSGGLYNGTFQANGSLDVRQDIPLLALQSHIKQVPVERILQAQGKTPPVKGLITLDSNLSGRGNSQKALIDSLNGTANVVINSGVLLNANIEQQLCTGIALLNRKTLSTTPQGKDTPFQELRGNLTLRNGVASNPDLKVRIPGLTLNGDGDVDLRVLGMDYRVGIIVEGDQRDVPDPACEVGANFQGIEVPLRCRGPLELGAKACRLDKDGLGQVAIKAAGNRLNEKLEEKLDKVNPKLKDALKGLFNR